A region from the Chrysoperla carnea chromosome 4, inChrCarn1.1, whole genome shotgun sequence genome encodes:
- the LOC123298295 gene encoding N-alpha-acetyltransferase 60: MAGFSWYPNSESEPCSVDVNQIPLCSLADVQLRFLCPSDLDEVRALCQDWFPIDYPLSWYEDITSSTRFYALAAVYNQVIIGLIVAEIKPFHKLNIEDKDILPKVYVKTADVGYILSLGVSKQFRRNGVASLLLDSLIGQLTTTEKGRVKAIFLHVLTTNTTAIKFYEHRRFHLHKFLPYYYSIRGRCKDGFTYVLYINGGHPPWGLYDYIKYWCNLVWRAGELCPWVAGKLMNMLHWLWSPPHHSAVTSRSTNGCSSTLS, translated from the exons ATGGCCGGATTTAGTTg GTATCCAAATTCTGAATCTGAACCATGTTCAGTAGACGTAAATCAAATTCCATTATGTTCATTGGCTGACGTTCAATTAAGATTTCTGTGCCCTAGCGATTTAGACGAAGTACGGGCACTGTGCCAAGATTGGTTTCCAATTGATTATCCATTATCATG GTATGAAGATATTACTTCAAGTACGAGATTTTATGCGTTAGCAGCCGTTTATAATCAAGTAATAATTGGTTTAATAGTTGCTGAAATAAAACCATTtcataaattgaatattgaagACAAAGATATTTTGCCAAAAGTATATGTAAAAACAGCTGATGTTGGATACATTTTATCGTTAGGTGTATCAAAACAATTTCGACGTAATGGAGTTGCATCTTTATTACTTGATTCATTAATTGGACAATTAACAACAACGGAAAAAGGACGTGtgaaagcaatttttttacatgtgTTGACAACAAACACAACAGCTATTAAATTTTACGAGCATAGACGCtttcatttacataaatttttaccatATTATTATTCGATACGTGGAAGGTGTAAAGATGGCTTTACATATGTGTTATATATTAATGGCGGACATCCACCATGGGGCTTAT atgattatattaaatattggtGTAATTTAGTATGGCGTGCTGGAGAATTATGTCCCTGGGTAGCTggtaaattaatgaatatgttGCATTGGCTGTGGTCACCACCTCATCATTCAGCAGTAACAAGTCGATCAACAAATGGATGCTCATCAACATTATCATAA
- the LOC123297592 gene encoding UBA-like domain-containing protein 2, whose product MDTALREQVMINQFVLAAGCAREQAKQLLQAAHWQFETALSIFFQEAAIPSCGSTAHFGQVITPCNTPATPPNFPDTLLAFSRMTTGSSSNSLSTTPQQQQQMLPNTTARQSPQTTQR is encoded by the exons atggaTACAGCTCTACGAGAGCAAGTTATGATTAATCAATTTGTATTAGCTGCCGGATGTGCTCGTGAACAAGCTAAACAATTATTACAAGCTGCTCATTGGCAATTTGAG ACTGCCCTAAGCATATTTTTCCAAGAAGCTGCAATACCATCTTGCGGTTCAACCGCACATTTTGGACAAGTGATAACACCATGTAATACACCAGCAACACCACCAAATTTCCCAGACACATTATTAGCATTTTCAAGAATGACAACTGGTTCTtcatcaaattcattatcaacaaccccacaacagcaacaacaaatGCTTCCAAATACGACCGCACGACAATCGCCTCAAACTACCCAGCGGTAA
- the LOC123297804 gene encoding zinc finger CCCH domain-containing protein 18-like translates to MDSDDSLDSSSSDSKNDNQNDGPASPASMHSARSNNSQSQSYGFQSRSRSPTPNEPRSPSFDSRSQSPSSPARPVSKSPINNDNRSNSALSLNSSQMDHSRSPPNGDRISRNTVRSPEKHFSDRDSVKSSRSIKSPGSDRRSIKSAHDRSSSRESVKSNDSNQSRSKSSMKSVSPDRERSRSISSNKSLRGRSRSVSSNKSNQERSVSQNSNKSIRERSRSQSSNKSIRERSRSHSSNKSIRERSRSQSSNKSIRERSRSHSSNKSVSSLNRNRPASPSSRPMSPSSRPMSPNSNKSISRQQSRSPSSDRGSILSAETMRRSRSGDSDKSRSSRSQKSRQDDDGNSSDSSASSRGSKRHKSFSSNVSAAVPLESQAEEISDGEMELDAGKDSDNEAENKKASVDNNIQISHEDLSDVSDLDSLGAQSEDEDDKPSSPAKKDDETISIKSSKSPNVPTDLRQKLDEAKNRKSVEQQPVKLPEKTSKTEDCEEALDFEAEDGECVEEPPKEDANNGDAVENGEICDEQTEAEKKKAEEDLEEGEVTDDEETRPEETEPRPVCRFYSRGQCTWGASCRFLHPGVTDKGNYTMFEMIRPVVPGPPPFGADFRDERPAPFGHPLARAEPPPAESAWERGLRTAKEMVRRAIKRKEQDMDFEEKKMNLTLSQDELDKENGYYTRAASPVLVEPSPPPPVKHYVRHAPPPAVPHDPYYPPPQPRHTDEYYRRIHHYEPPAPVVPVRQVRIEPDYEAPPPRERAHGGYRELPTHRMPDYYNDKYEERTVTVSSGHKRPHRPKREVIVQRVESGPPPGRGDEWADPWMRSKSPGQRTGAGRSGGARRQSYSSGSSYSSSSSSRSSSASSRSSYRRRSHRSHSRSRSGSPRIPRRRPAVPASPNQVYRRGGPAGDQGRRRGRGVVSPSVIVSERKAAHERASLMNPPAPSPRKAHKDIRPPSPGMMRTSAQNPPAPVKMPGTDQFGRTTKREVDRITSERRNLDPDRKKIVVAAALAARVKGRVNRSSRSSSGSDSSSSSGSDSESSYSSSTSSRDDGGAANKRKISADSRMELAAIALKAKAIDALKGERAALESKKRPATSPPTGDGPTAAKVAALSKTGTGTSASGAGAGGGKKATSRREELLKQLKAVEDAIAKKRSKIN, encoded by the exons ATGGATTCAGACGATTCACTTGATTCGTCAAGTTCAGATTCGAAAAACGATAATCAAAATGACGGACCTGCAAGTCCTGCATCAATGCACTCAGCCCGCTCAAATAACAGCCAATCACAGAGTTATGGATTTCAATCTCGTTCTCGTTCACCAACACCAAACGAACCAAGATCACCATCATTTGATTCACGATCACAATCACCCTCATCTCCAGCAAGACCAGTTTCAAAATCACCAATTAACAATGACAATAGATCTAATTCTGCATTATCTCTGAATTCATCACAAATGGATCATTCACGTAGTCCACCGAATGGTGATCGAATATCCCGTAATACTGTACGCAGTccggaaaaacatttttctgatcGTGATTCGGTTAAATCATCTAGATCGATAAAATCACCAGGTTCTGACAGAAGGTCTATTAAATCAGCGCACGATCGATCATCTTCTAGAGAATCTGTTAAATCAAATGATTCGAATCAATCTCGATCAAAAAGTTCGATGAAATCTGTTAGCCCAGATCGTGAACGTTCTAGATCAATCAGTTCGAATAAATCATTAAGAGGAAGATCACGATCAGTCAGTTCAAATAAATCGAATCAAGAACGGTCTGTATCACAAAACTCAAACAAATCAATTCGTGAACGATCTAGATCACAAAGttcaaataaatcaattcgTGAAAGATCCAGATCACACAGTTCAAACAAATCAATTCGTGAACGATCAAGATCACAGAGTTCTAATAAATCAATTCGTGAACGATCTAGATCACATAGTTCAAATAAATCGGTTTCAAGTTTGAATCGAAATCGTCCAGCGTCTCCAAGTTCTCGTCCAATGTCCCCAAGCTCACGACCTATGTCaccaaattcaaataaatcgaTTAGCCGACAACAGTCAAGGTCACCAAGTTCGGATCGTGGCTCTATTTTGTCTGCAGAAACGATGAGAAGATCTCGTTCGGGGGATAGTGATAAATCTAGATCGAGCCGATCACAAAAATCAAGACAGGATGACGATGGTAATTCCTCGGATTCGAGTGCATCAAGTCGCGGATCAAAACGacataaatcattttcatcaaatgTGTCTGCGGCAGTGCCTTTAGAATCTCAAGCTGAAGAAATTTCTGAtg GTGAAATGGAATTGGATGCTGGAAAAGATTCTGATAATGaagctgaaaataaaaaagcaagCGTTGATAACAACATTCAGATATCGCATGAAGATTTGTCTGACGTATCAGATTTGGATTCTTTGGGTGCACAATCGGAAGATGAAGATGATAAACCGTCATCTCCAGCGAAAAAAGATGATGAAAccatttctataaaatcatctaaatcacCGAATGTTCCAACCGATTTAAGACAGAAATTAGATGAagctaaaaatagaaaatcggTTGAACAACAACCTGTTAAG CTTCcagaaaaaacaagtaaaactgAGGACTGTGAAGAAGCATTAGATTTTGAGGCTGAAGATGGAGAATGTGTTGAAGAACCACCTAAAGAGGATGCAAATAATGGCGATGCTGTTGAAAACGGGGAAATCTGTGATGAACAAACTGAGGCTGAAAAAAAGAAAGCCGAGGAAGATTTAGAAGAAGGTGAAGTGACAGATGATGAAGAAACTCGCCCCGAAGAAACCGAACCGCGACCAGTGTGTCGATTTTACTCACGTGGACAATGTACGTGGGGTGCAAGTTGTCGATTCTTGCATCCAGGCGTTACAGACAAAGGAAACTATACAATGTTCGAAATGATACGACCAGTAGTACCTGGTCCACCTCCGTTTGGAGCAGATTTTCGCGATGAACGACCTGCTCCATTTGGACATCCATTAGCACGTGCAGAACCACCTCCAGCTGAATCTGCTTGGGAGCGTGGATTACGTACAGCAAAAGAAATGGTACGACGTGCTATTAAACGAAAAGAGCAAGATATGGACTTCGAggagaaaaaaatgaatttaacatTATCGCAAGATGAATTAGATAAAGAAAATGGATATTACACACGTGCCGCAAGTCCTGTTCTAGTTGAACCGTCCCCACCACCACCAGTAAAACATTATGTGAGACACGCTCCCCCGCCTGCTGTCCCACACGATCCATACTATCCACCCCCACAACCTAGGCATACAGATGAATACTATCGCCGAATACATCATTATGAACCACCTGCACCTGTTGTTCCCGTTCGACAAGTTCGTATAGAACCAGATTATGAAGCCCCACCACCACGAGAACGAGCTCATGGAGGCTATCGTGAATTACCTACACATAGAATGCCTGACtattataatgataaatatGAAGAACGAACTGTAACCGTGAGCAGTGGACACAAG cGTCCACATCGACCAAAACGAGAAGTAATTGTTCAACGAGTAGAATCAGGTCCTCCACCAGGACGAGGAGACGAATGGGCTGATCCTTGGATGCGTTCTAAATCACCAGGACAACGAACAGGTGCTGGAAGATCGGGTGGTGCTCGTAGACAATCCTACAGTTCAGGGTCAAGTTATTCATCATCAAGTTCATCACGTAGTTCATCGGCGTCAAGTAGGAGTTCATACAGACGACGTAGTCATCGATCACATTCAAGATCTAGATCTGGATCACCGCGTATTCCACGTAGACGTCCTGCTGTCCCTGCCAGTCCAAATCAAGTATATCGTCGAGGTGGTCCCGCCGGTGACCAAGGTAGACGTCGTGGCCGTGGTGTTGTATCACCAAGTGTGATTGTTTCTGAACGCAAAGCTGCGCATGAAAGAGCATCTCTAATGAATCCACCAGCCCCCTCACCACGAAAAGCACATAAAGACATTAGGCCTCCATCGCCGGGAATGATGCGCACTAGCGCACAAAATCCTCCAGCGCCAGTGaag ATGCCTGGAACTGACCAATTTGGTCGTACAACAAAACGGGAAGTAGATCGTATAACTTCGGAACGGCGTAACCTAGATCCAGATCGTAAAAAAATCGTAGTGGCAGCTGCATTAGCGGCACGTGTTAAAGGGCGTGTAAATCGTTCGTCACGTTCCAGTAGTGGTTCAGATAGCTCGAGTTCAAGTGGTTCAGATTCTGAATCTAGTTATTCAAGTAGCACATCAAGTCGTGATGATGGTGGTGCAGCAAATAAACGTAAAATTTCTGCTGATAGTCGTATGGAGTTGGCTGCCATTGCATTAAAAGCAAAAGCAATTGATGCGCTTAAAGGag aACGAGCTGCATTAGAATCAAAGAAACGACCGGCAACATCTCCACCAACCGGTGATGGACCTACCGCTGCTAAAGTAGCAGCACTTAGTAAAACTGGAACAGGAACTTCAGCCAGTGGTGCAGGTGCTGGTGGTGGTAAAAAAGCAACATCTAGACGTgaagaattattaaaacaattgaaggCAGTTGAAGATGCGATAGCCAAAAAGCgatcaaaaatcaattaa